One genomic region from Desulfovibrio porci encodes:
- a CDS encoding NirD/YgiW/YdeI family stress tolerance protein: protein MRVLALLLLLFCLVFPAGSARAAGFEGPGVSPVVTRAADVLDARDDAPCVLEGHILEKIPFRKNRYVFGDESGRVVVEIENDIFGHLTVTPHDRVRLMGHVDWSRKRPNEVEVDALALID from the coding sequence ATGCGTGTACTGGCATTGCTGCTGTTATTGTTCTGCCTCGTGTTTCCGGCTGGGTCGGCGCGGGCCGCCGGATTTGAGGGGCCGGGCGTGTCGCCCGTGGTGACCCGCGCGGCGGACGTGCTGGACGCCAGGGATGACGCCCCCTGCGTGCTGGAAGGGCATATTCTGGAAAAGATTCCCTTCCGCAAAAACAGATATGTGTTCGGCGACGAGAGCGGCCGCGTGGTGGTGGAGATCGAAAACGACATTTTCGGCCACCTCACCGTCACTCCCCATGACCGGGTCCGCCTTATGGGGCATGTGGACTGGAGCCGCAAGCGTCCCAATGAAGTGGAAGTGGACGCTTTGGCCCTCATCGACTAA